One Mycobacteroides abscessus ATCC 19977 genomic window carries:
- the rnpA gene encoding ribonuclease P protein component produces the protein MLPTRHRMTKSSEFRQTVKRGVRTTHADLVIHLRRGCPDSACEQVEGPKVGLIVGKSVGGAVVRHRVSRRLRHAAAELLPKLEPVDRMVIRALPSSSTALSASLRQQLRDGIDRSARRQEPAAERQR, from the coding sequence GTGTTGCCGACTCGACACCGGATGACCAAATCATCCGAATTCCGACAGACCGTCAAGCGTGGAGTGCGAACTACCCACGCGGACTTGGTGATTCATCTTCGGCGCGGTTGTCCTGATTCTGCTTGTGAGCAGGTTGAGGGCCCCAAGGTGGGTCTGATCGTCGGAAAGTCGGTGGGCGGGGCGGTCGTACGTCATCGGGTCTCGCGTCGGCTTCGGCATGCGGCCGCGGAATTACTGCCCAAACTCGAGCCGGTAGATCGCATGGTGATCAGAGCGCTGCCCAGCAGCAGCACGGCGCTCTCGGCAAGCCTGCGTCAGCAATTGCGAGACGGAATCGATCGTTCGGCACGACGGCAGGAACCGGCAGCAGAGCGGCAACGATGA
- the rpmH gene encoding 50S ribosomal protein L34: MAKGKRTFQPNNRRRARTHGFRLRMRTRAGRAIIAGRRRKGRRELTA, from the coding sequence GTGGCAAAGGGCAAGCGGACCTTCCAGCCAAACAATCGGCGTCGCGCACGCACCCACGGTTTCCGGTTGCGCATGCGTACCCGCGCGGGTCGCGCCATCATTGCCGGCCGGCGTCGTAAGGGCCGTCGGGAACTGACCGCCTGA